One segment of Streptomyces roseifaciens DNA contains the following:
- a CDS encoding AIM24 family protein yields MPFRTLNSRMVEAQIAPGQRLFSQRGAMLAYKGDVSFTPSITGGQGGVMGMIGRRVANEATPLMTVEGSGTVMFGHGGHHVQVIELSGETLYVEADRLLAFDGTLRQGTMFMGSQGGVMGMVRGQVTGQGLFTTTLKGHGAVAVMAHGGVIELPIRHQRAVHVDPQAYVAHRGEVRSKLSTAIGWREMVGRGSGEAFQLELSGEGTVYVQASEEKL; encoded by the coding sequence ATGCCGTTCCGGACCCTGAACTCCCGCATGGTCGAGGCGCAGATCGCCCCCGGCCAGCGCCTCTTCAGCCAGCGCGGCGCCATGCTCGCCTACAAGGGCGACGTCTCCTTCACCCCCAGCATCACCGGCGGCCAGGGCGGCGTGATGGGCATGATCGGCCGCCGCGTCGCCAACGAGGCCACCCCGCTGATGACCGTGGAGGGCAGCGGCACGGTGATGTTCGGCCACGGCGGCCACCACGTGCAGGTGATCGAACTGTCGGGCGAGACCCTCTACGTCGAGGCCGACCGGCTGCTCGCCTTCGACGGCACCCTGCGGCAGGGCACGATGTTCATGGGCTCGCAGGGCGGCGTCATGGGCATGGTCCGCGGCCAGGTCACCGGCCAGGGCCTGTTCACCACGACCCTCAAGGGCCACGGCGCGGTCGCCGTGATGGCCCACGGCGGCGTCATCGAGCTGCCGATCCGCCACCAGCGGGCCGTCCACGTGGACCCGCAGGCCTACGTCGCCCACCGCGGCGAGGTCCGCAGCAAGCTCTCCACCGCCATCGGCTGGCGCGAGATGGTGGGGCGCGGCTCCGGGGAGGCATTCCAGCTGGAGCTGTCCGGCGAGGGCACGGTCTACGTACAGGCGTCGGAGGAGAAGCTGTGA
- a CDS encoding AIM24 family protein, with protein sequence MAQFRLQGSKVLAVDLAGDAVKAKNGSMIAYEGDMNFKKMTGGGDGLRGMVTRRLTGEQMEVMEVKGHGTCYFADRATEINLVSLRGETLHVEASNLLAADAGLRTGTTFTGLRGASQGNGLFTTTVEGTGQAAIMSDGTAVVLRVTPSTPLQVDPGAYIAHTGKLKQHFQSGVNFRTFIGEGSGEAFQIRFEGEGLVYVQPSERTTVGGDV encoded by the coding sequence GGCGGGCGACGCGGTCAAGGCCAAGAACGGCTCGATGATCGCGTACGAGGGCGACATGAACTTCAAGAAGATGACCGGTGGCGGGGACGGCCTGCGCGGCATGGTCACCCGCCGGCTCACCGGCGAGCAGATGGAAGTGATGGAGGTGAAAGGACACGGCACCTGCTATTTCGCCGACCGGGCGACCGAGATCAACCTCGTCTCCCTGCGCGGCGAGACGCTCCACGTCGAGGCGAGCAACCTCCTCGCGGCCGACGCGGGCCTGCGCACCGGCACCACCTTCACCGGCCTGCGCGGCGCCTCCCAGGGCAACGGCCTGTTCACCACGACCGTCGAGGGCACGGGACAGGCGGCGATCATGTCCGACGGCACGGCCGTCGTGCTGCGCGTGACCCCGTCCACGCCCCTGCAGGTCGACCCGGGCGCGTACATCGCCCACACCGGCAAGCTCAAGCAGCACTTCCAGTCCGGCGTCAACTTCCGCACGTTCATCGGCGAGGGCTCCGGCGAGGCGTTCCAGATCCGCTTCGAGGGCGAGGGCCTGGTCTACGTGCAGCCGAGCGAGCGCACCACCGTGGGAGGCGACGTCTGA